A single genomic interval of Desulfarculaceae bacterium harbors:
- a CDS encoding DedA family protein: MDLTTIQQLIADNGYWALFVGTFLEGETFFILAGVAARKGLLNPYYVALIAMAGGFIGDQVFFILGRWRGMDAVTWSRSVARKAVEARRHIRRHAVLLILLSRFLYGLRMVIPLACGMAGVPIWRFVALNFISALAWCLTFGGIGYFFGGLIFDQLDVVRGLQVLLLVLVAVLAVSYLVVRAVKRRLLDDNPSDSNGDSPEN; this comes from the coding sequence ATGGACCTGACCACCATACAACAGCTCATCGCCGACAACGGCTATTGGGCCCTGTTCGTGGGCACCTTTCTGGAGGGGGAGACCTTTTTCATCCTGGCCGGGGTGGCCGCGCGCAAGGGCCTCTTGAACCCCTACTACGTGGCCCTGATCGCCATGGCCGGCGGGTTCATCGGGGACCAGGTGTTTTTCATCCTGGGGCGCTGGCGGGGCATGGACGCGGTGACCTGGTCGCGCTCGGTGGCCCGCAAGGCGGTGGAGGCCCGCCGTCACATCCGCAGGCACGCGGTGCTGCTGATATTGCTCAGCCGCTTCCTTTACGGCCTGCGCATGGTCATACCCCTGGCCTGCGGCATGGCCGGGGTGCCCATCTGGCGCTTCGTGGCCCTGAACTTCATCTCGGCCCTGGCCTGGTGCCTCACCTTCGGAGGCATCGGCTACTTCTTCGGGGGGCTCATCTTCGATCAGCTGGACGTGGTGCGCGGCCTGCAAGTGCTCTTGCTGGTGCTGGTGGCCGTATTGGCGGTGAGCTATCTGGTGGTGCGCGCGGTCAAGCGCCGCCTGCTGGACGACAACCCTTCCGATTCCAACGGAGACTCCCCGGAAAACTAG
- a CDS encoding protein-disulfide reductase DsbD N-terminal domain-containing protein, giving the protein MRISAILIMAMALLAAPLAASAMMEGPIVKGRTEPAVVAAKPGQAFSLELRLTIAPKLHINGPSAGDDGLIPTKVSFSAPAGISFAAPAFPPAHEAKVQFSDKPVKVYSDKVSLALSGKVASSVKPGAYSATAKISYQACDDQVCHMPASLSLPITIQVSAP; this is encoded by the coding sequence ATGCGCATATCGGCAATCCTGATCATGGCCATGGCCTTGCTGGCCGCCCCCCTGGCCGCCTCGGCCATGATGGAAGGCCCCATAGTAAAGGGCCGGACCGAGCCCGCCGTGGTGGCCGCCAAGCCGGGCCAGGCCTTCAGCCTAGAGCTGCGCCTGACCATCGCGCCCAAGCTGCACATCAACGGCCCCTCGGCCGGGGACGACGGCCTTATCCCCACCAAGGTGAGCTTCAGCGCGCCGGCGGGCATCAGCTTCGCCGCCCCGGCGTTCCCCCCGGCCCACGAGGCCAAGGTGCAGTTTTCCGATAAGCCGGTGAAGGTCTACAGCGACAAGGTCAGCCTGGCCCTGAGCGGCAAGGTGGCGTCGAGCGTCAAGCCCGGCGCCTACAGCGCCACGGCCAAGATCAGCTACCAGGCCTGCGACGACCAGGTCTGCCACATGCCCGCTTCGCTCAGCCTGCCCATCACCATTCAGGTGAGCGCGCCCTAG
- a CDS encoding response regulator: MNIPTNTQASPGSDSLSILLVDDEANIREALAEYLASLNNHRLVTAANGKEALECFAPGKFDCAFLDLKMPGITGVELLARLKELDQTLPVVIMTGFPSLDAAIDTMRQGASDFLVKPFNLDQVQATLERVVREHRLLQENLRLSERLKQQDKIERLNRELSRRVHEQQVLHEMSDALDRLHTSEDIYQGIADLAREHLDAGKAAVLLLDPASNQLVVIAQSGFSPETVGQVTGKEGEGFCGRVMAGGKPVMGRPEAMEEVDRLLPMNGSLLCLPIMIRDQSLGLLLVGEKRGSLPFRGEDAFLARFLLQKAALSVENIALYESMVSNLHSTLGALVRAMEAKDPYTRQHSRRVTNLAVLTAEAMSLGVSQIESLKFAGYLHDIGKIGIKDHILLKESKLTSEEYEEIKRHPDIGESIIRAMDLSQDERHIVRHHHERWDGRGYPDGLAGEDIPLLARVVAVADAYDAMTSDRSYRRSRSVQEAVAELTACAGSQFDPSVVEAFVRMLARYHQDMESMAAEMDPAGSGLGDGK; the protein is encoded by the coding sequence GTGAACATACCAACCAACACCCAGGCCAGCCCCGGCAGCGATAGCCTGAGCATCCTCTTGGTGGATGACGAGGCCAACATTCGCGAGGCCCTGGCCGAATATCTCGCCAGCCTGAACAATCACCGCCTGGTGACCGCGGCCAACGGCAAAGAGGCCCTGGAGTGCTTCGCGCCGGGCAAGTTCGATTGCGCCTTTTTGGATCTTAAGATGCCGGGCATCACCGGGGTGGAGCTGTTGGCCCGGCTCAAAGAGCTGGACCAGACCCTGCCGGTGGTGATCATGACCGGCTTCCCCTCCCTGGACGCGGCCATCGACACCATGCGCCAGGGAGCCAGCGACTTTTTGGTAAAGCCCTTCAACCTGGACCAGGTGCAGGCCACCCTGGAGCGGGTGGTGCGCGAGCATCGCCTGTTGCAGGAGAACCTCCGGCTCTCCGAGCGCCTCAAGCAGCAGGATAAGATCGAGCGCCTCAACCGGGAGCTGAGCCGCCGGGTGCACGAGCAGCAGGTCTTGCATGAGATGTCCGACGCCCTGGACCGGCTGCACACCTCCGAGGACATCTACCAGGGCATCGCCGATCTGGCCCGGGAGCACCTGGACGCGGGCAAGGCCGCGGTGCTGCTTTTGGACCCGGCCAGCAACCAGCTGGTGGTGATCGCCCAGAGCGGTTTCTCCCCGGAAACGGTGGGGCAGGTGACCGGCAAGGAGGGCGAGGGTTTCTGCGGCCGGGTCATGGCCGGGGGCAAGCCGGTGATGGGCCGCCCCGAGGCCATGGAAGAGGTAGACCGCCTGCTGCCAATGAATGGCAGCCTGCTGTGCCTGCCCATCATGATCCGCGACCAGAGCCTGGGCCTGTTGTTGGTGGGCGAAAAGCGCGGCAGCCTGCCCTTTAGGGGCGAGGACGCCTTCCTGGCCCGCTTTCTATTGCAAAAGGCGGCCCTGAGCGTGGAGAACATCGCGCTCTACGAATCCATGGTCTCCAACCTGCACTCCACCCTGGGCGCGCTGGTTCGGGCCATGGAGGCCAAGGACCCTTACACCCGCCAGCACAGCCGCCGGGTGACCAACCTGGCGGTGCTCACCGCCGAGGCCATGTCCCTGGGGGTCAGCCAGATCGAGTCGCTGAAGTTCGCGGGCTATCTGCACGACATCGGCAAGATCGGCATCAAGGACCACATCCTGCTCAAGGAGAGCAAGCTCACCTCCGAGGAATATGAGGAGATCAAGCGCCACCCGGATATCGGCGAGTCCATCATCCGGGCCATGGACTTGAGCCAGGACGAGCGCCACATCGTGCGCCACCATCACGAGCGCTGGGACGGCCGGGGCTATCCCGACGGGCTGGCCGGCGAGGACATCCCCCTCCTGGCCCGGGTGGTGGCCGTGGCCGATGCCTACGACGCCATGACCTCGGACCGCTCCTACCGCCGCTCGCGCAGCGTGCAGGAGGCGGTGGCCGAGCTCACCGCCTGCGCGGGCAGCCAGTTCGACCCCTCGGTGGTGGAGGCCTTTGTGCGCATGCTGGCCCGCTACCACCAGGACATGGAGAGCATGGCCGCCGAGATGGACCCGGCCGGCTCCGGCCTCGGTGACGGCAAATGA
- a CDS encoding FeoB-associated Cys-rich membrane protein yields MWQGIIVAVVVGLAAWFVGRRLLRTFRPQPGAPSCGCGCGGGGPCHQIEPLSGPTPTECASCEQGPPSKD; encoded by the coding sequence ATGTGGCAAGGAATCATCGTGGCCGTTGTGGTGGGGCTGGCCGCCTGGTTCGTGGGGCGGCGCCTGCTGCGCACCTTTCGGCCCCAGCCCGGCGCGCCCTCATGCGGCTGCGGCTGCGGGGGCGGCGGGCCCTGCCATCAGATAGAGCCCCTGAGCGGCCCCACCCCCACGGAGTGCGCCTCCTGCGAGCAGGGGCCTCCGTCCAAGGACTGA
- the feoB gene encoding ferrous iron transport protein B, with product MSRPYTIALAGNPNAGKTSVFNALTGARQHVGNYPGVTVEYKEGTAHLDGRPVQVVDLPGTYSLTAYSPEELVARNYLIGQRPDVVVDVVDASNLERNLYLSVQLMELGVPLIICLNMVDVAESKGLKIDTAKLSRLLGAPVVPTVARQGKGMEEMLRAAVELAENPPEWKPLEISYGADVDQGVAEVEALLQGSQERHGLLSAHWLAVKCLEGDQEVIDNVEQTPELAKSLLPVCRRVASHVRSTMDDDPESIIADYRYGFIMGITRQVVVSEREMRMDFSDKLDKVLTHRLGGPLFLFGVLYAIYEFVFWASESPVVWFEKFFGWMGGMVMSAMPEGILRSLIVSGVIDGVGGVLGFAPLIAFMFFAIAIMEDSGYMARVAYIMDRVLRIFGLHGNSVMALIVGGGISGGCAVPGVMAARTLKDPKARLATILTVPFMNCGAKLPVFSLLIAAFFARHQAQMLFLLTLISWALALLAAKLLRVTILKGEQTPFVMELPPYRAPTLKGLVIHTWERTWQYVKKAGTMILGVSVLMWAAMSFPALDPAQDAAWQARIAAAPTTQARQELESERASAELAGTVAGRIGRGLTALTAPLGFDWRTNVALVGGFAAKEVIVSTMGVAYSLGEVDPEHAASLSQRLAKEKGWSPLSAFALMIFVMIYAPCMATLVMIRRETGGWGWPLFSLGYNTVIAYLLALAVFQGGKLLGLG from the coding sequence ATGAGCCGCCCCTACACCATCGCCCTGGCCGGCAACCCCAACGCCGGCAAGACCAGCGTGTTCAACGCCCTCACCGGGGCGCGCCAGCACGTGGGCAACTACCCCGGGGTGACGGTGGAGTACAAGGAGGGCACCGCCCATCTGGACGGCCGCCCGGTGCAGGTGGTGGACCTGCCCGGCACCTACAGCCTCACCGCCTACTCCCCCGAGGAGCTGGTGGCCCGCAACTATCTCATCGGCCAGCGCCCCGACGTGGTGGTGGACGTGGTGGACGCCTCCAACCTGGAGCGCAACCTCTACCTCAGCGTGCAGCTCATGGAGCTGGGCGTGCCCCTGATCATCTGCCTGAACATGGTGGACGTGGCCGAGAGCAAGGGCCTGAAGATCGACACGGCCAAGCTGAGCCGGCTGCTGGGCGCGCCGGTGGTGCCCACCGTGGCCCGCCAGGGCAAGGGCATGGAGGAGATGCTGCGGGCGGCGGTTGAGCTGGCCGAGAATCCGCCGGAGTGGAAGCCCCTGGAGATCAGCTACGGCGCGGACGTGGACCAGGGGGTGGCCGAGGTGGAGGCCCTGCTACAGGGCTCCCAGGAGCGCCACGGCCTGTTGAGCGCCCACTGGCTGGCGGTCAAGTGCCTGGAGGGCGACCAGGAAGTCATCGACAACGTGGAGCAGACCCCGGAGCTGGCCAAGTCGCTCTTGCCGGTGTGCCGCCGGGTGGCCTCCCACGTGCGCTCGACCATGGACGACGACCCCGAGAGCATCATCGCGGACTACCGCTACGGCTTCATCATGGGCATCACCCGCCAGGTGGTGGTCAGCGAGCGCGAGATGCGCATGGACTTCAGCGACAAGCTGGACAAGGTGCTGACCCACCGCCTGGGCGGGCCGCTGTTTTTGTTCGGGGTGCTCTACGCCATCTACGAGTTCGTGTTCTGGGCCTCCGAGAGCCCGGTGGTGTGGTTCGAAAAGTTTTTCGGCTGGATGGGCGGCATGGTCATGAGCGCCATGCCCGAGGGGATCTTGCGCTCGCTGATCGTATCCGGCGTCATCGACGGGGTGGGCGGGGTGCTGGGCTTCGCGCCGCTCATCGCCTTCATGTTTTTCGCCATCGCCATCATGGAGGACTCGGGCTACATGGCCCGGGTGGCCTACATCATGGACCGGGTGCTGCGCATCTTCGGCCTGCACGGCAACAGCGTCATGGCCCTGATCGTGGGCGGGGGCATCTCCGGGGGCTGCGCGGTGCCCGGGGTCATGGCCGCGCGCACCCTCAAGGACCCCAAGGCCCGTCTGGCCACCATCCTCACCGTGCCCTTCATGAACTGCGGGGCCAAGCTGCCGGTGTTCAGCCTTCTCATCGCCGCTTTTTTCGCCCGCCACCAGGCCCAGATGCTCTTTTTGCTCACCCTGATCTCCTGGGCCCTGGCCCTGTTGGCCGCCAAGCTCCTCAGAGTGACCATCCTCAAGGGCGAGCAGACGCCATTCGTCATGGAACTGCCCCCCTACCGCGCCCCCACCCTCAAGGGCCTGGTGATCCACACCTGGGAACGCACCTGGCAGTACGTGAAAAAGGCGGGCACCATGATCCTGGGGGTCAGCGTGCTCATGTGGGCGGCCATGAGCTTCCCGGCCCTGGACCCGGCCCAAGACGCGGCCTGGCAGGCGCGCATCGCCGCCGCGCCCACGACCCAGGCCCGCCAAGAGCTGGAGTCCGAGCGCGCCTCGGCCGAGCTGGCCGGCACCGTGGCCGGCAGGATCGGGCGCGGGCTCACCGCCCTCACCGCGCCCCTGGGCTTCGACTGGCGCACCAACGTGGCTCTGGTGGGCGGCTTCGCGGCCAAGGAAGTCATCGTCAGCACCATGGGGGTGGCCTACTCCCTGGGCGAGGTGGACCCGGAGCACGCGGCCAGCCTTAGCCAGCGCCTGGCCAAGGAAAAGGGCTGGAGCCCCCTGAGCGCCTTTGCCCTGATGATCTTCGTGATGATCTACGCCCCCTGCATGGCCACCCTGGTCATGATCCGCCGCGAGACCGGCGGCTGGGGCTGGCCCCTGTTCTCCCTGGGCTACAACACGGTGATCGCCTATCTGCTGGCCCTGGCCGTGTTCCAGGGCGGCAAGCTCTTGGGCCTGGGATAA
- a CDS encoding ferrous iron transport protein A: MSPVVSLRQLKPGHRAVVKKIGTGGELGRRMREMGLVPGTVIQVIGRAPLKDPVEIKLRGYNLTLRNNEAEHILVEPETGS, from the coding sequence ATGAGCCCCGTCGTCAGCCTAAGGCAGCTAAAGCCCGGACACCGGGCCGTGGTCAAGAAGATCGGCACCGGCGGCGAGCTGGGCCGGCGCATGCGCGAGATGGGCCTGGTGCCCGGCACGGTCATCCAAGTCATCGGCCGGGCCCCGCTCAAGGACCCGGTGGAGATCAAGCTCCGGGGCTACAACCTCACCCTGCGCAACAACGAGGCCGAGCACATCCTGGTGGAGCCGGAAACCGGATCATGA
- a CDS encoding transcriptional repressor: MSINLHDEERRQFERLLRQQGINRLADRLAVLEAFLEREEHQSAAQVDDRLKASGLALEPGFVAETLEMLTRFGLASCRHFDNQPDLFEHRHLGEHHDHLICTKCGSITEFHHPELEALKHTAAKEHGFHHLSHRLQIYGLCDNCRRRRTPTLPLNLASAGERVRVERLAGGEQSQSHLADMGIQLGTELEVISSSGGAVVVACGGTRLALGQGVAAKVQVSLINHH, translated from the coding sequence TTGAGCATCAACCTACACGATGAGGAAAGGCGCCAGTTCGAGCGCCTCCTGCGCCAGCAGGGCATCAACCGCCTGGCCGACCGCCTGGCGGTGTTGGAGGCGTTTCTGGAGCGCGAGGAGCACCAGAGCGCCGCGCAGGTGGACGATCGCCTCAAGGCCTCCGGCCTGGCTCTGGAGCCCGGCTTCGTGGCCGAGACCCTGGAGATGCTCACCCGCTTCGGCCTGGCCTCCTGCCGCCACTTCGACAATCAGCCGGATCTGTTCGAGCACCGCCACCTCGGCGAGCACCACGACCACCTCATCTGCACCAAGTGCGGCTCCATCACCGAGTTTCACCATCCCGAGCTGGAGGCGCTCAAGCACACCGCCGCGAAGGAGCACGGCTTCCATCACCTAAGCCACCGCTTGCAAATCTACGGCCTGTGCGACAATTGCCGCCGCCGCCGCACCCCCACCCTGCCCTTGAACCTGGCATCGGCCGGGGAGCGGGTGCGGGTGGAGCGCTTGGCCGGAGGCGAGCAGTCCCAGAGCCATCTGGCCGACATGGGCATCCAGCTGGGCACCGAGCTGGAGGTGATCTCCTCCTCGGGCGGCGCGGTGGTGGTGGCCTGCGGCGGCACCCGCCTGGCCCTGGGCCAGGGCGTGGCAGCCAAGGTGCAGGTCAGCCTGATCAACCATCACTAG
- a CDS encoding sigma 54-interacting transcriptional regulator produces the protein MADITAEDIGRHWQSVVDTMAEGLFVVDTRGRVVFINPAAERLTGYRREEVLGRSCSAFESETCQSCHDEQGCMACGLFENGRVLNKRCTIVKKDGSAVHMLKNARVLHDELGQVIGGVETLTDVTPVVERDRQISGLKRQLKRDYGYEGLIGQSPAMRRVYQLLESAAASAAPVVLLGASGTGKELAAAAIHNRSPRRKGPFVRVNCAALNPSLLESELFGHEKGAFTGAERTREGRFEAADGGSLFLDEIGDLPAGLQAKLLRVLQEGEVERVGSNRSIKVDVRIITATNRDLVKLMESGEFREDLFYRINVVPISLPPLAARKEDIPLLARSFIERTALGSERGITGISPAALEALMAHDWPGNVRELINAIEYAFVTCPGGEILPMHLPPSVLGDRPACGPSAPGPTQDPLEAAQRAEIEAALRATGGHKAQAAASLGISRVTLWKRMKKLGMAA, from the coding sequence ATGGCCGACATCACCGCCGAGGACATCGGGCGGCACTGGCAATCCGTGGTGGACACCATGGCCGAGGGGCTGTTCGTGGTGGACACCCGGGGCAGGGTGGTGTTCATCAACCCTGCCGCCGAGCGCCTCACCGGCTACCGCCGGGAGGAGGTGCTGGGCCGCTCCTGCTCGGCCTTCGAGTCGGAGACCTGCCAGTCCTGCCATGACGAGCAGGGCTGCATGGCCTGCGGCCTGTTCGAAAACGGCCGGGTGCTCAACAAGCGCTGCACTATCGTGAAGAAGGACGGCAGCGCGGTGCACATGCTCAAGAACGCCCGCGTCTTGCACGACGAGCTGGGCCAGGTCATCGGCGGGGTGGAAACCCTCACCGACGTGACCCCGGTGGTGGAGCGCGACCGCCAGATCAGCGGCCTCAAGCGCCAGCTCAAACGCGACTACGGCTACGAGGGGCTCATCGGCCAGTCCCCGGCCATGCGCCGGGTGTACCAGCTCCTGGAGTCCGCCGCCGCCTCGGCCGCGCCGGTGGTCTTGCTGGGGGCCAGCGGCACGGGCAAGGAGCTGGCCGCCGCGGCCATCCACAACCGCTCTCCCCGGCGCAAAGGGCCCTTCGTGCGGGTCAACTGCGCGGCGCTCAACCCGTCCCTTCTGGAAAGCGAGCTGTTCGGGCATGAAAAGGGCGCCTTCACCGGGGCGGAGCGCACCCGCGAGGGCCGCTTCGAGGCGGCCGACGGGGGCAGCCTGTTCTTGGACGAGATCGGCGATCTGCCCGCCGGGCTCCAGGCCAAGCTCTTGCGCGTGTTGCAGGAGGGCGAGGTGGAGCGGGTGGGCTCCAACCGCTCCATCAAAGTGGATGTGCGCATCATTACCGCCACCAACCGCGACCTGGTCAAGCTCATGGAGTCCGGCGAATTTCGCGAGGACCTGTTCTACCGCATCAACGTGGTGCCCATAAGCCTGCCGCCCCTGGCCGCGCGCAAGGAGGACATCCCCCTGCTCGCCCGGTCGTTCATCGAGCGCACCGCCCTGGGTTCCGAGCGGGGCATCACCGGCATCAGCCCGGCCGCCCTGGAGGCGCTCATGGCCCACGACTGGCCGGGTAACGTGCGCGAGCTGATCAACGCCATCGAGTACGCCTTTGTCACTTGCCCGGGCGGCGAGATTCTGCCCATGCACCTGCCCCCCAGCGTGCTGGGCGATCGCCCCGCCTGCGGTCCCTCGGCCCCGGGCCCCACCCAGGACCCCTTGGAGGCGGCCCAGCGGGCCGAGATCGAGGCCGCGCTCAGGGCCACGGGCGGCCACAAGGCCCAGGCCGCCGCCTCCCTGGGGATAAGCAGGGTAACTCTTTGGAAACGCATGAAGAAGCTGGGCATGGCCGCCTAG
- a CDS encoding 4Fe-4S dicluster domain-containing protein has translation MPKDLSRRSFLRGGLAAAAGVAASPIILPTAAQAASGKELCTLLDLSKCIGCEECVGACREQWQSSVPDPVSPIPAPIPAKVPVQDWSKRKDVSDRLTPYNFLYIEHLEVPYKGETVELNVPRRCMHCLNPPCADLCPFGAGRVEKNGVVHIDPEVCLGGAKCKTVCPWKIPQRQSGVGVYLDIMPKFAGNGVMFKCHRCLPLVEKGQQPRCVEVCPEQVQSIGPRESILAQAETLARQKAEADGASPESWRDYVYGLSENGGTTTLYVSPMPFSVVSQAIEQAHAASAKPGRGRAAQAKQGGRRKGRGFGGRPPMGPVADVMAKADNLSLALVLAPLAGLAAGFTRLFGKKLRSDDSEHKGEAA, from the coding sequence ATGCCCAAGGATCTGAGTCGAAGAAGTTTTCTGCGGGGCGGCCTGGCCGCCGCCGCCGGGGTGGCCGCCAGTCCCATCATCCTGCCGACCGCGGCCCAGGCGGCCAGCGGCAAGGAACTGTGCACCCTCTTGGACCTTTCCAAGTGCATCGGGTGCGAGGAATGCGTGGGCGCCTGCCGCGAGCAGTGGCAGTCCAGCGTACCCGACCCGGTGAGCCCCATCCCCGCTCCGATTCCGGCCAAGGTGCCGGTGCAGGACTGGTCTAAGCGCAAGGATGTCTCCGACCGCCTGACCCCCTACAACTTCCTATATATCGAGCACCTGGAAGTGCCCTACAAGGGCGAAACCGTGGAGCTCAACGTGCCCCGCCGTTGCATGCACTGCCTCAACCCGCCCTGTGCCGACCTCTGCCCCTTCGGCGCAGGACGGGTGGAGAAAAACGGCGTGGTGCACATCGACCCCGAGGTGTGCCTGGGCGGGGCCAAGTGCAAGACGGTCTGCCCCTGGAAGATCCCCCAGCGCCAGTCCGGGGTGGGGGTCTATCTGGATATCATGCCCAAGTTCGCGGGCAACGGGGTGATGTTCAAGTGTCACCGTTGTTTGCCCCTGGTGGAAAAGGGCCAGCAGCCCCGTTGCGTGGAGGTCTGCCCCGAGCAGGTGCAGAGCATCGGCCCGCGCGAAAGCATCCTGGCCCAGGCCGAGACCCTGGCCCGCCAGAAGGCCGAGGCCGACGGCGCCTCTCCCGAGAGCTGGCGCGACTACGTCTACGGCTTGAGCGAGAACGGCGGCACCACCACTCTTTACGTCTCGCCCATGCCCTTCAGCGTGGTCAGCCAGGCCATCGAGCAGGCCCACGCCGCCTCGGCCAAGCCCGGCCGGGGCCGCGCCGCCCAGGCCAAGCAGGGCGGCCGGCGCAAGGGTCGCGGCTTCGGCGGCCGGCCGCCCATGGGCCCGGTGGCCGACGTGATGGCCAAGGCCGACAACCTCAGCCTGGCCCTGGTGCTGGCTCCGCTGGCCGGGCTGGCCGCGGGCTTCACCCGCCTGTTCGGCAAGAAGCTCCGCTCCGACGACTCTGAGCACAAGGGGGAAGCGGCATGA
- a CDS encoding DUF362 domain-containing protein: protein MASKVYFIDVRATIKRSLVNKIDELIAAVGLADTIKPGGLTALKLHFGEKGNTAYIRPVFVRRFVDAVKAAGGQPFLTDANTLYVGTRATSPGHLNTAVENGFAYSVVGAPLIIADGLKGHNSAAVPVNLPECDEAHIGAEVVEADSLISLAHFKGHEVSGFGGAMKNLGMGAASRRGKLFMHSNITPVIKAKRCISCGSCIKRCPVGAIKFVARTDAPAPLESKNPKVQAHKDPDKCIGCGDCILACPTEAIQIGWDAEVPDFLKRMVAYTKGVLAGKEGHAAHFNFITQVSPACDCYPFNDAPMVADIGIVASSDVVAIDQASVDLVNQAPGLPGTELKHAHAPGADKFRDLYPRVDWEVQLAYAEEIGLGSREYELVRL, encoded by the coding sequence ATGGCCAGCAAGGTCTATTTCATTGACGTCCGGGCCACCATCAAGCGGTCCCTGGTCAACAAGATCGACGAGCTCATCGCGGCGGTGGGCCTGGCGGACACGATCAAGCCGGGCGGGCTTACCGCCCTCAAGCTGCACTTCGGGGAAAAGGGCAACACCGCCTACATCCGGCCGGTGTTCGTGCGCCGCTTCGTGGACGCGGTGAAAGCGGCGGGCGGCCAGCCCTTCCTTACCGACGCCAACACCCTCTATGTGGGCACCCGCGCCACCTCGCCGGGCCATTTGAACACTGCGGTGGAAAACGGCTTTGCCTACAGCGTGGTGGGCGCGCCCCTGATCATCGCCGACGGGCTCAAGGGCCACAACTCGGCAGCGGTGCCGGTGAACCTGCCCGAATGCGACGAGGCCCACATCGGGGCCGAGGTGGTGGAGGCCGACAGCCTGATCAGCCTGGCCCACTTCAAGGGCCACGAGGTCTCGGGCTTCGGCGGGGCCATGAAGAACCTGGGCATGGGCGCGGCCAGCCGCCGGGGCAAGCTGTTCATGCACAGCAACATCACCCCGGTAATCAAGGCCAAGCGCTGCATCTCCTGCGGATCGTGCATTAAGCGCTGTCCCGTGGGGGCCATCAAGTTCGTGGCCCGCACCGACGCCCCCGCGCCCCTGGAGAGCAAAAACCCCAAGGTGCAGGCCCACAAGGACCCGGACAAGTGCATCGGCTGCGGCGACTGCATCCTGGCCTGCCCCACCGAGGCCATCCAGATCGGCTGGGACGCCGAGGTGCCCGACTTCCTCAAGCGCATGGTGGCCTACACCAAGGGCGTGCTGGCGGGCAAGGAGGGCCACGCGGCCCACTTCAACTTCATCACCCAGGTGAGCCCGGCCTGCGACTGTTATCCCTTCAACGACGCGCCCATGGTGGCCGACATCGGCATCGTGGCCTCCAGCGACGTGGTGGCCATCGACCAGGCCTCGGTGGATCTGGTGAACCAGGCCCCGGGCCTGCCGGGCACCGAGCTCAAGCACGCCCACGCCCCGGGCGCGGACAAGTTCCGCGACCTTTATCCCCGGGTGGACTGGGAGGTGCAGCTGGCCTACGCCGAGGAGATCGGCCTGGGCAGCCGGGAATACGAGCTGGTCCGGCTTTAG
- a CDS encoding ATP-binding cassette domain-containing protein: protein MSPESPNPGAANGNGGPLIHLENVSWDTPGGAPVLSGVSLSLEAGDLAWLSGPSGGGKSSLLRLINRLAEPKSGELFLAGKPLASYDPPALRRKAALLPQTPVMFEGSVGDNLLAPFAFKAAHGLPRPSGDRLLRLLEGLGLAGVGLEAAAAGLSLGQKQRVALARMLLLEPAALLLDEPVSALDPESRELVEQAAVEQAALGRAVLLVSHQPPQAMGALRHLVLREGLLEETA, encoded by the coding sequence TTGAGCCCCGAATCACCCAACCCAGGGGCCGCCAACGGCAACGGCGGTCCCTTGATTCACCTGGAGAACGTCTCCTGGGACACCCCCGGCGGCGCGCCGGTGCTCTCCGGCGTGTCCCTGTCCCTGGAGGCCGGGGATCTGGCCTGGCTCTCGGGGCCCTCCGGCGGGGGTAAGTCCAGCCTGCTGCGCCTGATCAACCGCCTGGCCGAGCCCAAGAGCGGCGAGCTTTTCTTGGCGGGCAAGCCGCTCGCTTCCTACGACCCGCCCGCCCTGCGCCGCAAGGCCGCCCTGTTGCCCCAGACCCCGGTGATGTTCGAAGGCAGCGTGGGCGACAACCTGCTGGCCCCCTTTGCCTTCAAGGCGGCCCACGGCCTGCCGCGCCCCTCGGGCGACCGCCTTTTGCGCCTGCTGGAGGGCCTGGGCCTGGCCGGGGTGGGGCTGGAGGCGGCGGCCGCCGGTCTCTCCCTGGGCCAGAAGCAGCGGGTGGCCCTGGCCCGGATGCTGCTGTTGGAGCCCGCCGCCTTGCTCTTGGACGAGCCGGTGAGCGCCCTGGACCCCGAATCCCGCGAGTTGGTGGAGCAGGCGGCGGTGGAGCAGGCGGCCCTGGGCCGCGCGGTGCTGTTGGTCAGCCACCAGCCGCCCCAGGCCATGGGCGCCTTACGCCACCTGGTGCTGCGCGAGGGTCTGCTGGAGGAAACGGCGTGA